The genomic region TGGGTTTGACTCATGGCGGGGTCGAGTACGAAGTCCCAGGCGGTGAGGAGGAGTGCACCGATCGCGATCGCCCCAACCTGTCTAACCCAAGTAGGCAGTTGAATCGATTCTAATCCCGCCCGCGCTAAAACATAGCAGACGAGTCCCATATAAAACCAGGACAGGGGAATCGTAAAGGGCACTAATCCGGCAATTTTATAGCCTAAGCCACTCAAATATTGATAATGTCCGAAGGGGAATCCGGTACTGGTCCCCAGCAGTTCACTTCCGAGGGATAAGACGACTGCAGGAACCATAAAGGTTAACCACAATCGCGTTCCTAGTTCTCTATAAGCATAAAGGGCGACTGCTACAGCCCCTAAGATGATATAGGAGACTCCCCCTCCAGCCATGCTCCATTGGAAGACTTTCTGGCCGAATTCGGACAGGTTGACGATGAATTCGGGATTGGGTAATACCAGCAGCAGTCCGGCAAGTCCAAAGGCCATTGATAGGGTATGGCTAATCAGGCACAGACGTTCAGCAGTTACAAGTTGCTTCATGGGAATCTAAAATATTCTGATATTCAGAAAACGCTTCTATTTAGTCAGAATAGCATTAATTAAAAGGACCCTCTTACTGGTTTAAGAGGGTCCTTTTAATCTTTACCGGGTCAATCCTTGGGGTGCAAAATTGCCATCAGTTCGTTGAATAATAACTCAACTCCCTTTGCTGCGGTTTGACTTACTATCAGCTTGCCGAATCGCTTTTTAACCTCACCCTTTTTTAAGGGTTCCGGTCCCTTGCCATCGGTTCCCAGTAATGCGGGTAAGTCGAGAGCGAGGGTTAGATTTGCTTCTACTTGACGGACGATCGCAGGTGAAAGCAGGGGACCTAGCTGGGTTCTGAGAGTTGCGATCGCATCTTGCTGCTGTTTTTCTAGCAACCGGGAATGGTAGATCTCAGGGTTATCGTTATATTGCCGAGTCCTGGAATCATAGAAGTCAGCGAGTTGTTTTGCGATCGGCGTATCGGGTCGGGTCCTCTTCACTGCGATCGCAGTTACCACCCATAAATAGAGCATTTGACGAGATATCTTGGATCCGCTCTTACGGGTCCTCTCCTTATCTCCTGATGAATCTTCTACCCCCCCGTACCCTAATCGCTGTTTAAAACGGGCTCGCCAATTGCGATAACTCCCGGAACCCAGGAAACGCTCGATCGGGTAAATCTGGGAGATGACCCAACACTTAACCCGTAGACCCATCCCTAGAT from Laspinema palackyanum D2c harbors:
- the cruF gene encoding gamma-carotene 1'-hydroxylase CruF; the encoded protein is MKQLVTAERLCLISHTLSMAFGLAGLLLVLPNPEFIVNLSEFGQKVFQWSMAGGGVSYIILGAVAVALYAYRELGTRLWLTFMVPAVVLSLGSELLGTSTGFPFGHYQYLSGLGYKIAGLVPFTIPLSWFYMGLVCYVLARAGLESIQLPTWVRQVGAIAIGALLLTAWDFVLDPAMSQTQFPFWQFQEEGAFFGMPYRNLTGWMGTGAIFMSVAAFFWGKAPIRLSRSQLGLPLITYIVNFAFGAIITLVALDSRFVIPTLLSMVLGVVPAVVLWWIASPLEAAEIEEAIEPIAPNTLSQVSLPPVEVAAK